Proteins co-encoded in one Helicobacter sp. 11S03491-1 genomic window:
- a CDS encoding molybdopterin molybdotransferase MoeA yields the protein MQKNISFYEAIDLLRQTKIDLLSKEKVIFSDGLNRILAQDVVAKDNMPKFCTSSMDGYAFCYEDLGILQTQGLVLQGDNPAGAEDKKSLESKATIKTFTGSKMPQNSDTILIVENALIKEGRVFLSPNASLPKKGQWVRQVGENYSKGDVLLRKNSRIGAYEIGLLADLNQVFIEVYKKPRVAILSGGSEIIEVGEERISDNTIYSVNNHLLKAMVISMGGEAVLYPVMPDNKEDIKTMMSEALRDCDILLSTGGMSMGDYDFTQQAIEELCEIVFKGVRIKPGKPVIYGIFQNQNQKKYLFGLPGFPNSAAITFYLFGKIIFAKMLGMDYKHQFVKAILSEKISKNDERMEFRVCDLNISNGKYQVDFSTKRVLQSSVVNNLCGESALVVLPEGEGEVAKGAEVDIIFFKNFL from the coding sequence ATGCAAAAGAATATTAGTTTTTATGAAGCAATAGATCTCTTAAGACAGACAAAGATAGATTTATTAAGCAAAGAAAAAGTTATCTTTAGTGATGGGCTTAATAGAATATTGGCTCAAGATGTTGTTGCCAAAGATAATATGCCAAAATTCTGTACTTCAAGCATGGATGGGTATGCTTTTTGTTATGAAGATTTAGGAATACTTCAAACGCAAGGATTGGTATTACAAGGAGATAATCCTGCAGGAGCTGAAGATAAAAAAAGTCTTGAGTCCAAAGCGACAATCAAGACTTTTACAGGTTCTAAAATGCCTCAAAATAGCGATACTATTTTAATAGTTGAAAATGCTCTGATTAAAGAGGGGAGAGTATTTTTATCTCCAAACGCTTCTTTGCCTAAGAAAGGACAATGGGTAAGACAAGTTGGCGAAAATTATTCTAAGGGCGATGTTTTATTAAGAAAAAATTCCCGTATAGGGGCTTATGAGATTGGTCTTTTAGCAGATCTCAATCAAGTATTTATTGAAGTCTATAAGAAGCCAAGAGTTGCGATTTTGAGTGGAGGAAGCGAAATTATAGAAGTTGGGGAAGAAAGAATATCTGATAATACTATTTATAGTGTTAATAATCATCTGTTAAAAGCAATGGTTATATCAATGGGTGGAGAGGCGGTGCTTTATCCTGTTATGCCTGATAATAAAGAAGATATTAAGACTATGATGAGTGAGGCATTAAGAGATTGTGATATTTTGCTTAGCACCGGAGGGATGAGCATGGGTGATTATGATTTTACCCAACAAGCTATAGAGGAACTCTGTGAAATTGTATTTAAAGGGGTGCGTATTAAGCCGGGGAAACCTGTAATTTATGGGATTTTTCAAAATCAAAATCAAAAAAAATATTTATTTGGATTGCCCGGATTTCCAAATTCTGCAGCTATAACCTTTTATTTATTTGGTAAGATTATTTTTGCTAAGATGTTGGGCATGGATTATAAACATCAATTTGTAAAAGCTATTTTAAGTGAAAAAATTTCTAAAAATGATGAAAGAATGGAATTCCGAGTTTGTGATTTAAACATTTCTAATGGAAAATATCAGGTTGATTTTTCTACTAAAAGAGTCTTGCAAAGTTCAGTAGTGAATAATTTGTGTGGAGAATCTGCCCTTGTTGTTTTGCCGGAAGGTGAAGGCGAAGTTGCTAAAGGTGCTGAAGTGGATATTATTTTTTTTAAAA